Proteins from a genomic interval of Pseudoalteromonas sp. MEBiC 03607:
- a CDS encoding HPP family protein — protein sequence MDNKVSKAAIAGIFACMAIFVLAYLQQLGHYGVWLMAPFGATAVLVFGVPHSPLAKAKNVIGGHLLTALIGVVFVNYVGVGAVEIAIATGLAISLMMLTDTVHPAAGANPILIMQSMQSWDFLVMPVLIGTVFIVLFGYLSQWILSNQLNSHKKTANE from the coding sequence ATGGATAATAAAGTAAGCAAAGCGGCCATTGCAGGTATATTTGCTTGTATGGCAATTTTTGTATTGGCCTATTTACAGCAATTAGGACATTACGGTGTGTGGTTGATGGCACCCTTTGGAGCAACAGCGGTGCTAGTGTTTGGTGTGCCACACAGTCCGCTTGCGAAAGCGAAGAATGTTATCGGTGGGCATCTTTTAACTGCCTTAATCGGTGTTGTATTTGTAAATTATGTCGGTGTAGGGGCTGTTGAAATTGCTATAGCAACAGGACTGGCAATTAGCCTAATGATGTTGACAGATACCGTACATCCAGCGGCAGGCGCAAACCCAATTTTGATAATGCAATCTATGCAAAGCTGGGATTTTTTAGTGATGCCCGTATTAATCGGAACCGTATTTATTGTGTTGTTTGGCTATTTAAGTCAATGGATATTAAGCAACCAATTGAATAGTCATAAAAAAACCGCTAACGAGTAG
- a CDS encoding TetR/AcrR family transcriptional regulator: MDKRTHIILTALSLFYQKGIHSVGINEIISVAGVAKKTMYHHFASKDELLLACLSERHNRFLNWLTHATSKQTTVEEFKATLISCHEAWFNSEVTELGDFNGCLFINTAAEFADPASPINQACKEHKMAVQQLIKRRLSACENMESSQLDSQSHYLMTLVEGMICQAKLVGIKQFPHLKQ, encoded by the coding sequence ATGGATAAACGAACACATATTATTTTGACCGCCTTGTCACTTTTTTATCAAAAAGGCATTCATAGTGTGGGAATAAACGAAATCATTAGTGTGGCGGGTGTCGCCAAAAAAACCATGTACCACCATTTCGCAAGTAAAGATGAATTATTACTCGCGTGCCTCAGTGAGCGACATAATAGGTTTTTAAATTGGTTAACGCATGCCACCAGCAAGCAAACCACTGTTGAAGAGTTTAAAGCAACGTTGATCAGCTGCCATGAAGCTTGGTTTAATTCTGAAGTAACAGAATTAGGTGATTTTAATGGCTGTTTATTTATTAACACTGCCGCTGAGTTTGCTGATCCTGCAAGCCCGATAAATCAAGCCTGCAAAGAGCATAAAATGGCGGTACAGCAGTTAATAAAACGGCGCTTATCAGCGTGTGAAAACATGGAAAGCTCACAGCTCGACTCACAGAGCCACTATTTGATGACGCTTGTAGAGGGCATGATCTGCCAAGCAAAACTAGTAGGAATTAAACAGTTTCCTCATTTAAAGCAATAA